In Spodoptera frugiperda isolate SF20-4 chromosome 3, AGI-APGP_CSIRO_Sfru_2.0, whole genome shotgun sequence, the genomic window ttattgttcctggtctgggtatcatgtgtatatgaatttgtatatttgtaaacgcacgcacgacacaggagaaaatctaaaTGTAGATCaacgtttataaaaaagaagttCAAACAACTCTTCTAACTTCTAACACACTAATAACCACAATTACTCCCCAGAAAACCCAACAACACCTACAACAGAAGAATCACCGACGGTGACGTCATTCTACGCGCTCAGCACCGGCATTGTACCAGCTCCTGTCATGCTAAGGCTTGGGAACTCCACCATAGACAGCACAAAGGCTTTCAAAGTCCCACAGCCTTCCCAGGATCCTTCTACAGAGAAGCCGATGAAGTTAGACATGGTTCCACATGTGGTGCTGAAGAACACCTACTTTGACCATGATAGGAAATATGGGCCCAGTTTTGAAGATGCTCCTGATGGGAATATCACTAAAATTACGGTTCAGTTAGGAGAGGATGCGCATTTGAATTGCAGGATTAGTTTGCTGCAGGATAAAACGGTGAGTtggatttagttttttttttaatgattttaagctGATATTGGAGTAAATGTTACCTACAGGGTTTGAAATTTTCGGaactgcggacttcctagcgggtttatcggagcGCCGGGAAACGATAAACCCACCATGTAATTTACTGtttcagtttgttttattttaaactaaaacttgGTTTGGTCTTGCAATTAAGAACGTctgtaattaattatctattagATCAGAAGTTGAAAGTTTAGGATCTTTCATcgacccggagttgcggactgcctatccctaggtcaccggggctccgtctagaaaagcaggagtaggaacggggtggtttttaatcagtaagagtctgacgctcatCGTAAGAGTCTCACGTCGCCtagggcgagagaagttattacatgattttcccctctcaaaactAAGGGTTTGAATTGGTGACTTAAATGCCACTGACATACTTTTGAATTTAactattaatttagttttaaagagCATTCTTGGAGAGTGGTTCTGTTGGACGTTACTTTACCATCttgtcattttctttttaaataccGTATTGAAATTATTACAATTCGTCATAGTTTTGATTACCTTTGATAGTCTTACGTCTACGTGCAAGCTATCTAAATATAGCGCATTTTTTAACAAGTCTTCCAAATGAAGTATCATCTACTTTAAAGAATACGTTACAATAATCGCATATAACCACTAACCACTTCTAGTTTTAAACCTTTTAAAGCCAAAACGAGCATATTGCGTGGGAACACTGTTTTGGGCTAACCGTTCGTGTAACATGAACTGCTTACAGCAATATATCCAATATAAGTTGACCCTGCATTGTATGCAGTTGGTGCATGTAGTGAGGTCAGCTTATATTGGtttagtatattttaatgtGCTGCTGTCTTCAGTGGCTAGCGTGTTTGCACCCTCGATAAGGCTCCTTCTTACAAACGGACACCATTTAGATTGTAGTTGCCCATAATTTTGTACAGGTAATCTATTCAGGTTTTTGGTAGCGTGGTACTAACTGGTTTGTTGAATAAAGTGGGCATTATTCTGTTTCGCTTAAACAATTTCATTCagttagcttttttttttttttttttttacatttaatgggtcgacgtttgaccgctatctcacctgatggtaagtgatgatgcggcctacggtggagcacgtctgcccataagcaacctattcactcgggccttgaagacacccaggttatacccatcaggaaacacagactccggcaaggagttccactccctagcagttcgcacaaggaagcttgaagcgaagcgcttcgtgcgagttggtgggatatctaccatgaagcggtgacgcctcgccgattgtcttgtggttcgatgatgaaaaggactagggggaatcaagttgtgcaattcccccgcacactctccgaaatgtatccggtaaaaaacggaaaggcttgcgaccttgcgcctgtgttcaaggctttgaagccgggcctccacaagcgcatcatcgttgatgagcttcttggcacgcctttcaatgtgttcgagcgcatctagctggcatctagccgagccgtcccaaaggtgagaacagtactccatacatgaccgaacctgcgcttggtacaggctcagcagttgtttcggtgtgaagtaccgtctcaccttcgagaggatacccaacttcctaccagccagatgcgccttcgactctatataagagccgaagtttagcgttggcgatagagttacgccaagaagctctagatgatccgatattggaacggatacatttcggaaagtaggagccagcggaaattgactccgtttggcagagaatagacacgcctgggttttggtagcgttgaacttgaccaagttggcgtcaccccaatcggagaccgccttcaaggacgagttcaaccgttcgaccatggattctcttagagactggatctgtgttccgctagtccgcgcatcggacacatacctttcaacaactgtgctgtcatctgcatacccaaagataccgggcttaagcaggtcgttgatgtgcagcaaaaagagcgttgctgaaagtactgacccctgagggactccggcgttgataccaaattggtcagtaGAAATTAATTACTACTCGTGGTTGTACCGTGTTTTAGTTTAGATTTTAGATGGGCTAGATTAAAAGGTTCTGTTTTGGGAATTGTGGATTAACTTgagtcattttttattttattctcaatgGAATTTgctaattttggttttgaaaattAGGATTTCATTTTTCGATATTATTTCCTAACAAATTGCTTTTTTTCATCAATATAATTCCTTTACAAAGTACTTATTAATGACATAACACATTTAAACACCGCTCGAATCCAGCAAttaacttgtaatttttttaacataaaatcttatgtcgtatgatataatattgtataatgtCAATACAAAAGAGCTGTAAGCTCACGGTCCGTACGCTGGCAGCGTGCTTACAAcctttttatattgtttccaAAGCAAAAATTACCGTGTTGAAGCCGTGTTGTTTATACATACGTGTAATGATCTTTagtctttatattttatagtgtttTTCCGGCTAGATTGGAGCCCTAAGTTAAGCAATTTTTCTCTACGTGATCCAATAGGCTTTTTCCCTACTTACacgtattcaaataaaattacatactcTTACTTTGAGCACACGTGGAAAAATAATGGTTTTATCGCATTCATATAAGGAAATAAGGATATATAAATAGGGTTATGAATTTTTATCGCaacataaactttaatattatattcttcttTATATTCCAAGGTGAAAAAAGGCAATCTCACATATAGACCTACATCAAATTAAACTGGTATAGCATAATATAAGCATggttagttataatatttaatttaatgtttgtttatgtcaTCATTGTTGACAAGTCCTgctcatattattttctttttgcttctcctctaataatatcttctgatttatttcgttgcgggatctagtacagtcattcatgtccctgagacgcgctaggcttcagtgttctggtgtattcatgtttgtatctactgtagatcttgtcataatataaaaagtcCTGCTCATGATGCGTAATGCTTTTGTGTTACCTCTGTTGTTGTAATCGAATAAACTGCTGTAATCAACAAAtaccaacaaataataaaacaaaatagtgcAAAACGAAATTTGTCAGGAAAAAGAATGGTATAAATTGTGGATCACTTTACTAATCCTTACCttgttaaacaaacattatttaaatccaTGCATCGTTACCAACACAGCGCTTACACTTAGTATAAAAGCTagctagttttatttaaatcggaaAACACGGGATTATCGGGCGCCATATTCTTTTTTCGTTTACTCCCAAATCAGCTCGAACGAAACGTAATTAATAATGTAGCAGAAAaggtcattatttatttagcaaGCAGCTTTTATACGGAGTGCCGGAGAGACCCGAAGAGATACGGACTTAGCCGAACGCGCCAGACTATTACTTTTACACACTTCGTTAGTCGCGTCCATTAAACAACATGACGTTTTACAAAATCTCATTCCAGGGCTTCACGTTTACTACACTTCTTAACTTGGGAAGTGAGTAGTAGTAAGAATTTTCACTATAAATTCAAATTGCTACTTAATTTTCGTCAAGATGTTGGCTGTTTTGTGGCTACACTTAAGCCAAAAATAGTATAGGGTTCAATCACCTCCGTAAGTTGATGCCTTTTTATTCCCGGgactaggcagaggtgcacacgtAATggtactgtacaatgtacaccccttttttaaccatttatgttttaagtcccatgaaaCAGGGCaatgctatatactgggcacattcccagactccgtgctactaagtACTGAGATtcttttcgaaaatccgaaaaaagctcagcaataATAGGGAATGGCAGTTCGCTCACTCGACcaaccaatgtgattttttaactaaattttccaaaaatagtAAGCAGAATATTCCATTcttttacaatacatataagATTAATTAAATTGCTACAGTCAAATACTTGTTGATCACAAAATcccatacaaaacaaaacagaaccTACAACACCACAAACTATCACCTAGAAGTATCTATTCATGTATACTTAATGGAACAATCAGCTGAAGAGCGCCTTAAAATCCATTGTGGTAGCGACAGAAACCATTGTTAGCACAGTGGCGCCACCTAGTTCCATTATTGGAATTGTAACAGCCATTGTACTGAAAGTGTTCGTCCAGGGAGCTATTAGAAAGGATTATTAATCGAATGCTAAAATTTATAGGAGAAAATTATCCACACTTTAAATATTGGCTGGATTAAGTCCCGAAGGGTTgtgctttattaatattttgtaactaaTCTGTGAGGGATAGGATAAAATAGTGTTTTGGGAGTTAATGGGAAGGGTTTGAAACAATCTCTGGGATAACGTTTTGCTAATCCTAAAGTGAAATTTAAACGTAGCACTGCATCGTATAAATAATAGGATGAGAGTGAATATCAagattaacaattaattttagaattaattatctcataattatgtatagacACCGATAGTAAACGAAATGATAAGTCTAGTCCTCTAGACAAATCAACactcaaatttaaataaaaaaaatgtgtaaaacaaaaataactaaaaaagtaTTCGTCATTTTTATCTAAACAAGTTTTGCATTGCATTGTAGTCGGtctattttaatacaaactcACCTCTACATTTTAACCTCAAGTACCTCTTAAATTTACTTTACTGCATACAAATTCCTAGCAAAATACGTGACCAAGATAATAATATGGTATTCACAGAAGATTTAAGTAGCTATTATTCTGTTTTGTGCACGTAATAATTGTTCAGAGATCCACGTGTATACCAGTGTTTCAAAATTAAGTGCATAGACATATTTagtcctgagctgcggactgtctactGTCTAGTGGGTTACTGggaccggggctccggtttgaaaagcaggagtaagaacaaggcggtttttagtcagtaagattctgaaactccgctcaaggcgggagaagtcattgaatgattttaggccctcaaaaaatttaatataatagagATTGAAATAGCATTGAAACTGTTttgaatagttttaataaatcatCCACTTCTTATCTTATcgatttaaaacattagacacatatttttcattttagtatgggtacaaatacttttgaaaatacatcgatttgaaatatcgcgtgtcgTCACTTTTAGGTATACTTTGtaagtagaaatgacgtttttaCTCCCACTCCTCTAAgcattgattcgttttatcaaaatatcgttatcttattatgacaaaataaataaatacgagtataatatttttttcattacctatctaacgaactaaatagatttctaattttcataccccgtcatcatccctatcgagctataaaatagaaaaaatctaCCTCTATTTCCAATAACAAGGCTCATAAAAGAGCTAAGAGAAAAATATCGCAAGATATTATTGCTTTTGACAGCTATTTAAATGCGTCATTATAGTTTTCTATCGAACAAAACGTTATCGATAGGTACCACGAGAAGCTGCCATCTGCATGGCGTCGGAATGACAAATGACGTCAAATAACAGGATCCTAGATAAAGCCAGTATAAATTGAATTATGGTAGAATAGGTCTAATGTGTAGTGAGAGATCAGTTTATGCTGGGAACTACAATTTTGATGATGGGTTTAATATGAAGATGTATTCAAAAATGGTACCGTACTTAATCGCGTTATTGTAAGCTGCAGTAAAGAAAACatgttaagtttaaaaatattatattcaagacatttattttcatttgtatttttaagtcTATGAGCATTGAAAATCTTTTAactaaagtaaacaaaacacaaattaaaaataatagcattaaaaaaactaaaacagaacgcaattcgattttcaaatttaaattcagATTACTTTTAaacgatgtatttttttattgcaatgcGAACCCCACGctattacatttacaaaaaaataaacgattttGCGATGACAGTATAGGGAGCACAGATTAAAACATGTCAATATTGGATATAAATTGTTGCCGCGTATTAGTCGATTACTTAAATCGATTCAAAGGATTTGcgatttttagtaaaatgtgGTTGATTATGACATCATAAGCATTTGTTTCATTGTCGatatgagcctattgccacacaCCGGATaccgaaaaatcgaaaaatggTCAATAACACTCTGCCTAACCTTATTtatggggtaaaatcatccaatgacttttcccgctttgAGTGGAATGAAAGAATTTTAAatcacaatgttttattttacactgtGAATCTTATTATACTTTACTAAGGACCGGTTTTCAATCAAAAAACTATAGCGAAACAGTATTTGTTTGGAAAGAAAACCTATAATGACGTGTTGAACTTAACTAGTTTAATTTATCGTCACATCTTTGACGTTTCTCTCTTGACAGAATAATTATGTCATTATTCACGTCATGATTTACAGCTAACTAAATATTAAGAACTACATTTAACCTGTGGAGCATCTACAATAAACTTATAGCATTCTTCTCAGCCCACAacaattatgaaaattattttttaatagtaacCCTCTTGCTCAATTCCCAACGACTAACCAAATGTTTTTAACAGCTCAATTTAGTCGATTTAGTAGCAAATTCAAACTATTTTACTGAACAGCTGATGAAGACTTAAATGTAGGCTAATCACTTAACTTTTCCCGAAGAATTCCCTTAGAGAGAGATTTTGAAGTGTCATGGTAGACCATTAGAAGTAGATTTAACGAGCAACCAACAATTGGAGACTCGTTCCGTTGATGGGTTAATCACCTGAGAATTAATAGTACCAaaaacgtgatttttattttgatggtGATGTTTATCGTGACGTGCAGTTTTAGATCTTATGGTGTCGGGTATTGGATTGATAATCGCCTGGTTATATCGCTAATCAAgctctttgactgccaataagaTTTTACGTCTGAAAATTATTTGctataaaaattagttattggTCTGATAAGTTGTACAATTTCTATTCTAGCctgaatataattaaaatcttgTCCCAttatgaatatttgtttttttaaggaaaagtaTTCTTAGAGTAAAAAAAGCTattctttattagttctaccaATTAGTAACAAAACTaccacaatttttttttaatgttaaatatctACTTCCAgctttaattaacaaatatcTCACGCTCTCCTTTTTTCCTAGGTATCCTGGGTACGTCGCAGAGGCAAGGATGAAATGCCAGAACTGCTGACAGTAGGAGCAGTGACGTACGCTGCTGACAATCGAGTGACAGTTGCCAGAAGGTACCCTGGCAATTGGAGACTGCTCATCAGGGAGGTGAAGCCTGATGATGAAGGAGTATACGAGTGCCAGATATCAACTCATCCGCCTAGAGTTAGCAGGACTTATTTGCATATTAATAGTAAGTGGtttctttttgctgtttgttttGAGTTATTTAAGATCTGTACTtcatccttatttatttatttactatttatgtacatGCATACAACATAAAGgacaatacacatacatataccaTAGAGATACATACTCTCCACATTCTTATTGGAATTAGTTCA contains:
- the LOC118274152 gene encoding hemicentin-2 isoform X2, producing the protein MWSASVFFLTQIVVCQFTTENPTTPTTEESPTVTSFYALSTGIVPAPVMLRLGNSTIDSTKAFKVPQPSQDPSTEKPMKLDMVPHVVLKNTYFDHDRKYGPSFEDAPDGNITKITVQLGEDAHLNCRISLLQDKTVSWVRRRGKDEMPELLTVGAVTYAADNRVTVARRYPGNWRLLIREVKPDDEGVYECQISTHPPRVSRTYLHINTPQVWVVDEAGAPLLEKYYEAESTLALLCRARHVETPALLTWLHEGRALNADTTRGGISVKTEQVPGGADSQLRLARVNSSDAGNYTCAVRGARSHTVSVHVLNESLAELHAGSNPLHPPSVTTVILLLTILYLAEETVLLVPVVFTATLAHMVQAQGQTNEPYILLPT